The Maridesulfovibrio salexigens DSM 2638 region AAGCAAGGCTCGCTCGCTACCGGAATGGACAAAAATAGCGACATCACTGAAAGGCCAGTCATTATAGTAAAAACGGCGAATGGCAGCCTTGCCGCTGATATCCCGGCCCAGCAATGCTTCAAAATTAAATTTATCTTTTGCTTCCACAACGTCAGACGCGGTATCGCCATCATGCTTTTCGGGGATACGGACACTCAATGATTTTAACTGCGCCTCATAGCCAGCCAGATGATTGCGAGGGGTATTAAAATAACCGGAAGCCGAAATTTGTGTTTCCTTGTGGCTCAACTGAGCATCAAACACGGTCCGCAAAGGATTTTTTTTTTCAGCCTCACAAGTAATGCTGTAATCAAAGAGTGTAAAATCAAGAGCTTCGGCCTTGAACTGGAGCTGCTTCATGTCAATGGGGAAAGCTAATGATGCCTGTGCGTTAAAAGTCCCTCCGGTTGCAGAAGCAACAGTAAAGCTGCGCACGGAGACAACGGGCTTGCCGTCCTTAAGCTCGATATCGGCATCAATCTCGGAAATGCTGAGTTCCTGTTTCTTGCCATCCAAAGATTCCAGCACCAACACCAAATCCTTGGCGCTTACTGTCATCTTACCGGACAAGCCTTTGTTCGCGACACTAGTGGGAGGTGTGTGCAGTGCAAGAGACTTAAAAATCAAAGCACCTTTCGGCTTGATGGACTTCAGCTTGGCGGACTCACACAGGGATCGGGTAGCATTACGTCCACGCTCACTCTTCTGGGCCATTGCATAGAGTTCTCCGGCATCAACCTGAGCTTCATCAAGCGTAACCTGAAAAGTTCCGCCCTGCCCCATTTGCAAAGACAATCCCTTGCCGCTGGTGGAATCAAGCAGCAGCCCCCCGGCCTTGATATCCATAGTTCCTGCGGCACTATCCATACTAAAATCAAGATCTGTAGTTTCAAACCTTCCAGCCTCGGCCAGCTCTGGAATGGTGGAATTTGCCATGTAACCGAATCCGGTCAAAAATCCCAAAAAGGATGCCGGATCAATTGAACATTCCGTAGCCTGAAGATTAAGTTTCAACGGAGAAGTTGAAACCATATCCAACCGGCCGGAAAACTTGAACCCAAGCTCGGCAATTGAAGCACTGCGCACATTAAAGGCAAAGCCGCTGCTTTCCTTTTCAACACTTGCAGAGACAGTAAGAGGATCGGCCTGATAGCTGTTCGTCAGCTGCACCCTGCCGGAAACAACGTCAATCTTATCAGGAAATAAAGCGGGCAGTTCAAGAACACCGGAAGAAGCATCACCACTCTCTCGGTGAGCCTGCGCCATCACGTCCGGGTCCTGGAGAACCACATGACGCAGCTTAATCTCGCCGCTGAGCAGGCTGGGGATATCAGGGAAAATTTCCAGTTGCGGTATGCGGATAGTATCCATACCGCTCTGGACACGCAGGTTGGTAACCCGCAGGGAAGGAAGGGGGGAATAATGGAGTTCGATATCCTCCATTACCACCCCCATGTTGGTCATATCAGAAAGCAGCTTCTGTGCGGCATCCACAAAATGAACTCTGACAAGCACCATGGAACCGACCATAATCACGGCCGCAATAATTCCGCCAATGAGGAGTCCCTTCTTGTGCATCATCACAGACACCGCCTTTTTATTACTTAAGAACGAATACTACCCTTGCCTGTGCCAACAGATTGTACTTCTGGTCATAGGCAAATACGGTTGACGCATCTTCAACGCTGACAACAGCATCAGTTACGTTCTGCACAGTCTTGCCCTTAAGCACCATTGGAGACTTACTGCCCCAAGATTCAAGCAGGGCACGCGCTTTTTGCAGATCAGTTGTGTAACCCCCGCAGCCTCTTTCAATCAGGACCTGATTAAGTACCTTGGAAGGATCGAAAAGAACTTCATTCTTTTCGGTCAGGATGCGGTTAACCAGCGCTGGTTTAAAATCAAAGTCCCGTACGTCAACGATTATACCGTCAACCGGGGTGGCAACAGCTTCCTGAATCTTATCTGAAGCAGGCTCAGTAGTTTGAACGGCAGAATCAACCTTCTCGGCTACTTCTTCCTTAACTTCAGGCTTGTCTTCCACAACAGGCTTTTCTTTTTCCTTAATAGCCGGCATGGGAATAGAAGCTATTTCCTGTACCTTTTCAGGCTTGAAAGCAGGAATCTCACGAATCTTTAATTCCTGGGGTTCCTTGAGGATGATTTCATCAAAAGCACTGTACACGGAATCGTGACCGTGCAGGTTCAAGCGCAGACAAACCCGGGCATAACCTTCAGTACGATCAAAAGATTCACCGCAGGGAACAGCGCCGCGCAAGGTACCGTCAACAGTGGTTTTGACCTTTTCGCTTGCAAGCATCCCGTCACGAACAGTGGTTTGACCGCTCAGGCGCAATCCCTGAAATATTTCAAGCATCCTTCTTTGAGCAACCACTTCGGCGGCGCGTTTAGCACGGTAACGGCTCTGTCCCGCCTCGGACTCACCTATTACCTGAATGTACCCTTTCTGGAATACTTCATCCTGATTCACAACCTCTACAATCTTTTCCCCGGCAACAGCGGAGCCGGCAAAAAGCACTACCGTTGTCAGGGCTAGCAATATTTTTTTCACATTATCCTCCACTGTTAGTAAATATTCATAATGTTGCGCAGACGCATCAGGGAAAGAATGAGGTCAGCGCCATCCATATTGGCATCAGGACGGAAAGCACCGGACAGGTCGGTTTCCATCAGGTTGCGGTTAACCACGGTAACAATAGCGTTGTACCAGGCATCAGTGGCTTCCACGTCCGGATAGAGAGAATTTTTCTGCCCCATATGCTGAGTAGACATGGAATCATCACCTGTCAGCTTAATAAGCACATCCTCCAGCACAAAAGCCAATTCCTTGCGGGTCATGGGCTTCTTGGGATGAAAAAGGTAGGCACGGGTCTGCTCGTCATAAGTCGGCTCAAGCCCCCGGACATGCCACTTAAGCACAGTCATAATTTCAGGCTCAAACATATGCCCTACAACATCGGCGGGAGTGAATTCGGCTTTTTTGTCGTCACCGGGAACAGGAATGCGTCCGGCGAAAAGTCTGTCCAAATGGAGCTCATCCACCAGCAGTGCGGCAACGTCAGCACGATCAACTTCTTCCTTGACCGCGATCTGCTTGGCAACATCAGTCAGGGTATAATTGCTCATGGCCCGCAGAATCTTCTGGGCACGATTGTAAAGCAGATTTGCTTTATCGTGCCACTTGCCCGGAGAAGCGGAAAGAACAACGCCGAGAACATCTTCGGCCTTACGGAATTCACCGCCCTTGAAATAGGCTTCACCCATAAAATAATGCGCTGCTTCAGTATGGCGATAGTAAGGAAGATCCTCTTCAACCACGTATTTCAGCATCAGCTTGGCATCGGCATAGAGATCTTCCGCCCTCTGCAACCAGCCGCGGGTGGCGATATGACTGTAAACCCGAATACCGGTCACGTAGACACTGAATTTCTGCGATCTATCACGCCTTGCTTCACGCACAGCCTTGTCAAACTGGTCAATTGCCCTTTCAGCATCAACGGCACTGTATTCAGCATCGCTTTCAGCCTCGGCACGCATGGCGTAGACAAGAGCCTTACCTGCAATGGCAGGCGCATATTCATCATCAAGGGCTACTGCCCGCTCAAAACGGACAAACGCCTTATCAGGCATACCTTGATCTATCAGTTCCATCCCCATCAAATAATGATGGGCCGGGTTGTCCTCAATAGACATGGGTTTTACTTTTTTTCCACATCCCGCAAGGGAGAGAATCAAAAGCAGGCCCGTGAGAAATATTAAATATTTTTTCATCCGGTTATCCTCCATGCATTAGAATCCTTCGGGATTCTGCCAACGGAATTTTAAATTCCTGCCATCCATTTTACTCTGGAATTTCTCCACCCCTACATTCTGCAATGCGGTGGAAACGCGCTTAAGCAAGGTTTCGGCACGCAAGGTGGACCAATAGGTCACTTCCATGTTCATACCGTTCTGACGCTTTACTTCTTTGCGCACAAATCCGGGAACGTCCTCAAGAGCTGTACCGATATGGGAAAGTTCGGGAAAACCAAGGAAAGTCAATGTGTAACGAAAACCCTTGCCTCGATCCAACTCAGATTCCATATGCTCAAGCAGCTCACGCGCAATCCTTACTGAAGCCCAGTAAGCTTCAGGTTCAGCGGCTTCAACAGCTCGGCCATAGACTTCAGCTGGCTTACCGGAAAGGCTCACGTATTTTTCAATGGGCCTGCGCACTTCACCGATCTTGAGTCCGTCAGAAATTCTAACGCAGGTCAAATGCATTACAGGATTGGCATCCCTCGGCAACTCAAGATCGACAGTAACAACATAGTCAGCCTTGAGCAGCCTGTTGAACTTGGCAGCCTTATTAAGATTCATGGAACCTTCAATCTCACCGTACTTAGCACGGGACATGGGCCAGTCGATTACTTCGAACTGGAATTTATCTCCGAAAGTACGCGAAACAGCGTGTACAAGTTCTCTCATTGACTGGGGAGGAACGGAATTGAACCCGGCCCCGGAACCGAAAATGAGCAACCTCGGCAGGCCGGACATTTTCTGAAGAATAGCAAGGGTGGTGTAGTCGGAATACATAAGCTTACTATCGACAACGACATCAATAGTAATGACATAACCGTCATCAGTAGCCCCTTCCCTCAACACCTTGTAAGAAGAGATATACCCTTTAGAGTGGCTGGCTATTTCGTCACGGACCAGCACCCCGGACTCAACAAGAGAGTCAGAGGCCAAAGCCGTGCCGATCTGCATTTCAACAGCAGTGCGCAAAGCAGAGTTAAGCGCCTGATGACGATCAACTCCCTCACCGGTAGCCTCCACAGCAAATGCTGTGGAGGCAGCCAGTAATATTGCAAGCGAAATGGCAACCACTTGAGAGTACAGTTTTGCTAAGGACATACAGACCTCATCTTTTTGCGGCAGAAAAACCTACCATTCACTGTTACTCTGCTTTCTACGCTGCTTAACGCGGTGCTGCTTAACGATCTTCACTTCATTACCGGAAATGTAGACACGTCCCTTCATGTTGAGCTTTTTAAGCATGCGAACCATGTTGCGCTTCAGGTGTGCGGAATCAATTGAAGACTTATACCACAATTCGTGATGGGAAGAAGTATTCAGAGCATTGCTCTTAGGACGATGGCTATCGTAACCGGTGAAGATAGTAATGTAATCTTCAACGTCGAGCATATCATCATCGCTGAAGCCATCAAAAATAAGAGTCCATTCGAGAAGACGTCCACTGGAACCGATACCGGAACCTCCGCCACTGCCGGAGCCGCCACCGTCACCATCAGAATAACTGCCGCCTTCGGGATGATACTGGTCAAGTCGGTCAGCAAGTACAGCACCTACGTCTGAACCGATGATTTTGGACATCTTACCGACTGCTTCGAGAACATCATTACGGCTGTAGGGTCTGGGGACAAGCTGATATTGCTGCGGTTCGGCCTCAAAATTGCCCATTCTGGAACCATCCCATACTGATAGGAGTCGTCCTTCAACACGGGCGGTAACCCTGACACTGTTCTGATTACTCTTGGCGTTGGGGTAAATACTGAAAATACAAAGGACATCAATACCGGCATCCTTGGCGATCTGGATAAGCTCGGCATCGTTACGTCTTGTGCGACCCTGAACGTGGGTCATATGGGTCAAGGCTGTTTCATCTTTGACATCGAAACCGAGATTGACCATCTCGTTGGAAATCGCGTTAAGTACCCGTTTAAAAACTCTTGAACTGCGGGGAACAGTATCTGGATCAGCATCCTCGCCAACAATCATAACCCTCGGAAGATCAGTAGCCAAAGCCATGGAAGGCGCCACAAAAAAGCAGACCATGGCTATGAGAAGCAGTATTGGTTTCCTCATGTCACTCTCCTTGAAAATGTATGGTTACATCATTTTGCCCGATTCCCGATGCCCGGACAGGTTCTATGAAACAAATCCTCAACCCTTATCCCGACTTCGGAAATGGTTGATCCTAACCAAGTTAACACAACTATAATTAGTAAATATATTATATTACACAACTTATGCAACATAATTTAAATTTACTGTGCATGTTGCGTACACGCATGGATTTATTCTGCGAATACCCCTGAAATACTGAAAAATAAATCAACATATCGATCCGCTTGCAACAGACACATTGCCCAAAGTTTTTCATATTTCTATTAAGGAGCCCTTTTGTCGGCGCTGTCAGGCTACCTATGTGCATATTGAAAAACACCCTGTTTTATGTATACCACATATAAACGATATTTATCCACGTTTTTTATATTGAAAACATTGCGTGGAAAAAGCGAGGGGAAAAAGAGATACCAATTCCCTACACACTCAACTCAATAGGCTTTTGGGTTAATAAACGACTATCAACAAACTTAAAATAAAGGCTTTTCTTAATGAAACCCAAGAAGACAAATACCGCGACTAAAACATGGGAAATGATGCAGTGCTCCCGCGAAGTGCTAGGGGCAACCTGCATGCAAAAGATTTTCTCTAGAGGTCAAAGCCAGATCAACCGCTACTGTTCATCACCACAACATGAAGACCACCAGCGGAATCCGCTGGACAGACTTCATTTGCTGTTCAGCAAACTGGAAGAAGAAGGAGAAAAAGAACTCGTTATCGCAGCACTAAACCACCTATGCGGCTCAATAGGATACAGAGTTCAAGAGCAACAGGAGATCATTCCCGACAAATTAACAGTCGAAGAAGAATGCCTTGATGATTATCCTGAAAAAGTTGAACTGGACAGATTGATCACCACCAATGCCGCTCCGGAACTTGTCCGAAGACAGGGAGAGCACACCTGCCGGGAAATAATGGAAACAGTGACCAGTTATGAGGAGCACTGCAAAAAGAAAGGATAAGAAAAACCCCGCCCTGAAATAAATTCAGGACGGGGTTAAAATTTAACCGAAGTTCTTTTATTACTTCTTCATATTAACATACTGGAAAGGCATATCAAGATCCGAATCTCTGACCAGAGCAATAACGGACTGCAGATCATCCAGTTTTTTACCGGTAACGCGGACCTGATCATCCTGAATAGCAGCCTGAACTTTCAATTTACTGGCTTTGATCAACTTTACGATCTTTTTAGCTGTATCTTTATCGATCCCTTCTTTCAATTTAATTTCCTGCTTGAGCTGAGCGCTGGAAGTAGGCTCAACCTTACCGAAATCAAGAGATCTGGGATCAACCTTACGTCTGGTGAAATGAGTAATCATCATATCCTTAACGGCCTTGATTTTCATTTCATCGCCGGTAACGAGGCTGATGGTATTTGTCTTTTTGTTCAGATCAATTTCAGTATTCACCCCGCGAAAATCGTAACGGGTATCAATTTCTTTAAGTACGTTGTTTACAGCGTTATCAACTTCCTGTGCGTCGATCTGGCTGACAATATCAAAAGACGGCATTGTATATCCTCCATATAAGATAAATAGCTGTTTGAAGTCGCTCGTAATCTAACAATCGGCAAGACATAGTCAAGTCCTGCGTGCCCATGAGGATCAAGATTTCAAGGCTTCACCAACTGATGGGTATATATTAAAAATGGTATTAAGCTTAGTAAGCTTGAATATCTGCTCCACTTTTGGATGCAGTCCGGCAATCAAAAGACGTCCGTCTTTCGGCATGCAATTCGTAATTGGAATCAACCCGGCAAGACCGCAGGAATCCATAAATAGAACAGCAGAAAGATCGAGCACAAAGCTCCTGCCTCCTTTACTAACCAAAGAAGACACATGCTCCTGTAATTCGGATGAATTAGTTGCATCAACCCTGCTTTCACCAACACGCAGAATGACAAAGTCCCCGACCCTTTCATGAGACAAAATCATAATCTGCTCCTCAACAATTTATATAATTAGCTTGCATTCCATTGCTGTATACAAAAAGAACTGTCAATTCGAAACATTACAATGTACTACAACACCAACCTATAAAATTTAGCATTCCAAGCCGGAGAGGGCAACCGCTATGTATATTCTGAATCTAAACTACATTAAACCATTAGAAAATATTGATGCGTTACTGGAAGAGCACATCAAATTTCTAAAAAAACATTATGAAAATGGAACCTTCATAGCCTCAGGCCGTAAAGTACCACGCACCGGGGGGATCATTCTCGCCAGAAACATTGATCTGGAACAACTTGAAAAGACCATTAATGAAGATCCCTTCAAACGCGAAGGCGTTGCTGAATACGAAATTATTGAATTCATCCCTACAATGATGGCGGATGGTTATGAAATTCTAAAAGAGACTCCAGAATATTAATATTAAAGGGCCGAAACAACTTAGTTCCGGCCCTGAATTAATCAGAAATAGCTACTCGGGCAACTTTCAATTCCCTATCATCAAACCGACTGCGCTTGGTGTTCCAATCATCCATGAATTGCAGACATTCTTCGCCAATCACAGGTCTGCTAAAATAATATCCCTGAAAACAGGTTCCGCCGATCTTTCGCAAGCTTCTTAATTGCTCAGCATTTTCAACCCCTTCAACTACTACCTTCATCTCAATATTCCGGCAAAGTTCAAGGATGCTTGTAACAATATGCCTGTTCACATCATTCAAAGAGCCGAATGTAAGCGTTCTATCGATCTTAACCTTATCAATGGGCAGTGCTCTCAAATAGCGCAATGAAGTATGCCCCATACCAAAATCATCAATTGAAATACGGATTCCCAGTTCACGCAGCCGGTTAAGATTTTGAAGTTCCCGTCCACTTGTTGACATGGCAACAGACTCGGTAATTTCGATCTCAAGACAATAAGGCGGAACTCCCGCAGACCTCAGACACCCGAGGACTTTATCTTCGAGACCTTTATTTTTAAATAGTGATGGAGGGAAATTGACCGAAACAAAAAGATGGTAACCGAATCTTTCCTGCCAGACGGCAAGTTGGCTGCAAGATTCCCTGAGAACGAAATAACTTAACTCATCAATACAATTCATATCCTCTGCCAGCGCGACCACCACTTCCGGTGAGATATAACCGTAAGCAGGATGATTCCACCTAATTAACGCCTCAGCACCTAAAATTTCTCCGGCATCGTCATCAATTTGAGGCTGGAAGACTACATACAGCTGTTCTTCCGCTCTCAGAGCCCGAACAAGGTCGGAAGCTAATGATCTGGCCACAAACCCTTCAAAACCGGGTAAACCAACGCATTTAAATCCGGTTGAAACATCTTCACCTCTAGCGGCAACAATAATTTCATTCATGCCCCGGTCATACTGTTTTTTCATCACCCGGTCGGAAATCAATACAAAAGGCATATACAGCCCTACGCCGAGGCCTAAAATTACCACCTGCAACAAAACCCCGCCCCATGTTCCTGTCGACATATATCCATTTAAAAACACAGGAGTTGTCCAATGCACGGCATGAACAATAAACGGAACAACACCCAAGAAGGTGGCAGCATAAGCAATACAGTAAGCAATAGCAGGAATTAAAATAAAAGGAATCGCATAAACTGGGTTAAGGACCAAAGGAATACCGAACAGCAAGGGTTCATTAACATTGAACAAACAAACTAAAAGAGCTAGCTGCGAAATTCTTTTGGTACCTGAATCGCGGCCTTTCAGAAAAATAGCTATGAGCAGGCTCATGGTCAGCCCTGAACCGCCAATCATCGTATAATTGTCCAAAAATCCTTTGGTAAGGATATGTGTCGGTGCAAACCCTGATTGAAAGTTCATAATATTTGCAGCCATGTTGTCTGCTAAAACAGTACTGTCAAAAAGAGAAAGGGTATTTGGACCATGAGCCCCAAAAAACCAAAGCAATTGCGAAGTAAATGTATAAATCAGACCGCTAAAAAACTCAGACCCTGAAAGATTCACAACAACAAGTACGGCACTGCGATACAAATCACATAAGCTGTCATATCCACTCAGTAAAACGACATGTTTTAATAAAACAAATATCAATATAACAGCAACACAGGCCGGAATTAAGGAAAGTATCTCTCTGGAAAATATATCATATCCAGATCCGGACACAGCAAGCCTGAAACGAAGCAGAATAAACTTATGCAGAAGAAAACTTGAAAGAGAAGAAACAAAGAATGCCTGGGCAATACCTTTGCCGAGTGAGGCTATTTCAGAAAAGGATGAAAAATTAATATCACCATGCAATACAAAAAAACATGACAATGATATTACTACAAACAAATTAGGACTGATATATTCGCCAGAGTATTCTTTATTGTGGCTAAGTCCGAAATTGTAGCTCATGCTGCAGAGCAAAACTAAAGCAGCAACTCCGTATGTTGCGCTTACTACATCATGCAGAAGTTTGGTTAATGTGCCCGAAAGAATCCCGGAATCTTTGAGAAATGGGAAATTGAGCAGGCAAAGGAATACAGCCCCGACAACTATAAGCGGAAAGACCTGTAGTTGACTCCTCTGCAACACCCGGAAGAAAACCCGCGACCCAATCCAATCCAGCCACCGACCTAGAGTCGACATCACTAGAATATCAGTAATAACTAGGTTCTTGAACTTATTCATTAAGTATTCTGTCATGAACTGCTATGTATAATTAGTTTCCTCTCTCCTGACTCCATTATGAATTCATAGACACAATTAAGAGCAAAATCAACGTCAACCGGAAGCAAATACACACTTACTCAATTTTATCTTCCAAAAACGCACCCAGCTTCTTATCAGTATCGTTTATGTGAGTAACCAGCCAATCACTTAAATAATTCAAGATATCCATAGTTAGGATGCAGGTTCCGTCTGCACACCCATTCTCGATCTCCTTAACCTTATCAATAAATTCTTGATGCTTGAGCTTATGGGCAGGAGCCTCAGGATAATCAAACTTATCCATAAATTTTTCTTCAGTACCAAAATGATCCACTGAATACCTGCGCATATCCTCAATCACCTCAATAGCCTGAGGCCGATCACTTGCACCGGAAACAAGCAGATCATAAACCCGATTTACCATTGCCACCAATCCCTTATGCTGCTCATCAATCTCAGCAATACTAACAGACAAAGAATCACTCCACTTCAACATAGACATTTACTGCCTCCTAAAACTATTTTTCTTTGCTCAAATAAGGGGTTGCGTCTTCTACATCACACTGTTCAGGTGCGAGAAATTTTTCAGCGTATTCCATAAATACATTTTTGCGCAGAAATACATCCATAACATCGCCGTCAATATGCTGATCACTGCGCATAAAAGTCATTATCTTTAATGCTTCAGACAGTTTTTTTGCTTTCTTGTACGGCCTGTCCGAAGCAGTAAGCGCTTCAAAAATGTCGGCTATGGCCAGTATCCGTGTTTCAACGGAAAGACTGGATATATCCTTCTTCAAAGGATAACCGGTTCCGATCAACGTCTCATGGTGCCCGGTGGCTATTTCAGTTACCCTCTCAAGATGCTTTGGAAAAGGAATCTGCGAAAGCATATCAAGACCGCTAAGCATATGCGCATTAATCTTGAAACGTTCTTCGTCTGTGAGAGTTCCCCGCGAAATCATCAGGTTATACAGCTCCCCACGGTTATATTCATTTTCCGGGACATCGATAGGATTTCCGCACGCATCCCTGATATGAGCATAATTGCTCGTTCTAGGAATTATATGCTCAGGCTTATCCATAAGCAGTTTTTCCCATACAGGTAACTCCACTCCGGAATCACGCATACGCTCAAGCTCGAAATGTCCTACTCCTAAGCGTTTATCAAAATAGCGTAGCCACTTTCGCTTACCAATCTCAGCCAAGCGCTCCTTGCGCTCATCTGACATGAATTCACCGCCGATATTGCACTCGGCCAGAAAAGAAAAATCATCTTCCAATTGTTTAATTCCGACATCCAACTCTTGTTTCAGCTCAGCTTGATTCCCCCCATTGGCAAGCTTTCGATAATACTCTATTTCAGCATCACGGCGCAAAACCTCAAATCTCATTCGTACTTCATGAATACGGTCATAGATGGTTTCAAGCTTTGTTGCTTTATCCACCACATATTCCGGCGTGGTAACTTTACCGCAATCATGCAACCAGCCGGCGACCCACAACTCCCTCCACTCTTCATCTGTTTCCACACGAAAATCTTTGAGCGGTCCGCTCTCAGTCTCATGAACAGCTTTAGTCAACATCTCCGCCAGAACCGGAACACGGGTGCAATGCCCGCCGGTATAAGGAGATTTGGCGTCAATTGACGCAGCAATTACCTTGATGAATGCATTAAATAACTCTTCCAAAGAATTAACCAGATTACGGTTATCCAATGCCACCGCAGCCTGGGCAACAAGCGACCCCAGCAAATCATCCAGACCGTCTTCAAAAAGCCCCCCCTCTCTGGAATTAAACAGCTGAATAACACCGAGGATCTCATCACTTCTCGTAATAATGGGGGCCGTAATCATTGAATGGATGTGCCCACGCTCCGGTTCATGCTCCAATCCGGTAGGGAATAAAGAAAGTTCCACCCCTTTTACAGAAAAAACCTCGCGTTTGTTATAAGCTTCACAGGCATACCACAGCACTGAATCCTTACTTACAAAGTCAATAATTTCCGGGATAACCATAACTCTAGGCACAGGATTTTCCGAAAGACCGCCGAGAACAATACTTGAAGAATCAAGTGAAAGCAGCTCAGCTGCAAGCTTATTTCCTTCCATCAAATAGATTACCCCGCCATCGGCCTCCACAAGATCACGCGCTGAATCAAAAATTAATGAAACAAGTCTTTCTAATTCTTTTTCAGAAGAAAGAGCCAAGCCGCAGGAAACAAGTTTTTCCAGCTTTCCCTGAGTAGTAATAAGATTGGCGGTTTTATCACGGATGGTTTCCTTCATAAGAAGGCCGGCCTTGCCAAGAGTATCGAGCTCTTTAATTCGCGAATTAAGGGGAGGCGACTCAGAAAAATCAAAACTTTGTACTTTTTTAGCCTCGCGTAAAAGCACACTCATAACACGGGTTCCCCTGCGTGCAATGTATACTGATGCAAAAGACAATAACAGCAGGAGAATTGCCGAACTGTACATAATTCGAGTCGACATTCTGGAAATATGCCCGGTCACATCACTTACCGGTGCCGCTGCCGCAACAACCAATTGCAATCCGCTATTCTCGTAAATCGGAGTAAGGCTGGCCATATAATCCTGACCGTCAGAACCTTCAAAAAATGAACAACATGTTCTGCTATCTTCAGGTATTGGGATATGGCGGGCCACACACTTTACTGTATTATCGGGATATGAAACCGCCATGGGAAGCTGTAAATTACTCCCCATAACCGCCCAATCCTTATTGGGATATGCGACCATGCGGTTATCATTGTCCACAATCCAAAGCAGACCGTTATCGCTGACATTCTGCTT contains the following coding sequences:
- a CDS encoding EAL domain-containing protein; translated protein: MNKFKNLVITDILVMSTLGRWLDWIGSRVFFRVLQRSQLQVFPLIVVGAVFLCLLNFPFLKDSGILSGTLTKLLHDVVSATYGVAALVLLCSMSYNFGLSHNKEYSGEYISPNLFVVISLSCFFVLHGDINFSSFSEIASLGKGIAQAFFVSSLSSFLLHKFILLRFRLAVSGSGYDIFSREILSLIPACVAVILIFVLLKHVVLLSGYDSLCDLYRSAVLVVVNLSGSEFFSGLIYTFTSQLLWFFGAHGPNTLSLFDSTVLADNMAANIMNFQSGFAPTHILTKGFLDNYTMIGGSGLTMSLLIAIFLKGRDSGTKRISQLALLVCLFNVNEPLLFGIPLVLNPVYAIPFILIPAIAYCIAYAATFLGVVPFIVHAVHWTTPVFLNGYMSTGTWGGVLLQVVILGLGVGLYMPFVLISDRVMKKQYDRGMNEIIVAARGEDVSTGFKCVGLPGFEGFVARSLASDLVRALRAEEQLYVVFQPQIDDDAGEILGAEALIRWNHPAYGYISPEVVVALAEDMNCIDELSYFVLRESCSQLAVWQERFGYHLFVSVNFPPSLFKNKGLEDKVLGCLRSAGVPPYCLEIEITESVAMSTSGRELQNLNRLRELGIRISIDDFGMGHTSLRYLRALPIDKVKIDRTLTFGSLNDVNRHIVTSILELCRNIEMKVVVEGVENAEQLRSLRKIGGTCFQGYYFSRPVIGEECLQFMDDWNTKRSRFDDRELKVARVAISD
- a CDS encoding YciI family protein, whose translation is MYILNLNYIKPLENIDALLEEHIKFLKKHYENGTFIASGRKVPRTGGIILARNIDLEQLEKTINEDPFKREGVAEYEIIEFIPTMMADGYEILKETPEY
- a CDS encoding AsmA-like C-terminal region-containing protein; the encoded protein is MMHKKGLLIGGIIAAVIMVGSMVLVRVHFVDAAQKLLSDMTNMGVVMEDIELHYSPLPSLRVTNLRVQSGMDTIRIPQLEIFPDIPSLLSGEIKLRHVVLQDPDVMAQAHRESGDASSGVLELPALFPDKIDVVSGRVQLTNSYQADPLTVSASVEKESSGFAFNVRSASIAELGFKFSGRLDMVSTSPLKLNLQATECSIDPASFLGFLTGFGYMANSTIPELAEAGRFETTDLDFSMDSAAGTMDIKAGGLLLDSTSGKGLSLQMGQGGTFQVTLDEAQVDAGELYAMAQKSERGRNATRSLCESAKLKSIKPKGALIFKSLALHTPPTSVANKGLSGKMTVSAKDLVLVLESLDGKKQELSISEIDADIELKDGKPVVSVRSFTVASATGGTFNAQASLAFPIDMKQLQFKAEALDFTLFDYSITCEAEKKNPLRTVFDAQLSHKETQISASGYFNTPRNHLAGYEAQLKSLSVRIPEKHDGDTASDVVEAKDKFNFEALLGRDISGKAAIRRFYYNDWPFSDVAIFVHSGSERALLKASGKLFHLNLNADVVLAEDQLAAQCNVKGRGTSLPSLIACFAKDLSVSLRGKIYLNANMFMQGKDADELVQSVRGEASAKIDDLHIFNIANLDPRLGFFLDLLDAVSFNPEGGEGLNFTTARLRAALSGKKLLINSFNLSGRQLQAWGGGAYSIADKHLQLEGKVRSVLGTVNSFNVDRKLKS
- a CDS encoding S-layer homology domain-containing protein, yielding MKKYLIFLTGLLLILSLAGCGKKVKPMSIEDNPAHHYLMGMELIDQGMPDKAFVRFERAVALDDEYAPAIAGKALVYAMRAEAESDAEYSAVDAERAIDQFDKAVREARRDRSQKFSVYVTGIRVYSHIATRGWLQRAEDLYADAKLMLKYVVEEDLPYYRHTEAAHYFMGEAYFKGGEFRKAEDVLGVVLSASPGKWHDKANLLYNRAQKILRAMSNYTLTDVAKQIAVKEEVDRADVAALLVDELHLDRLFAGRIPVPGDDKKAEFTPADVVGHMFEPEIMTVLKWHVRGLEPTYDEQTRAYLFHPKKPMTRKELAFVLEDVLIKLTGDDSMSTQHMGQKNSLYPDVEATDAWYNAIVTVVNRNLMETDLSGAFRPDANMDGADLILSLMRLRNIMNIY
- a CDS encoding STAS domain-containing protein, translating into MILSHERVGDFVILRVGESRVDATNSSELQEHVSSLVSKGGRSFVLDLSAVLFMDSCGLAGLIPITNCMPKDGRLLIAGLHPKVEQIFKLTKLNTIFNIYPSVGEALKS
- a CDS encoding YajQ family cyclic di-GMP-binding protein, with the protein product MPSFDIVSQIDAQEVDNAVNNVLKEIDTRYDFRGVNTEIDLNKKTNTISLVTGDEMKIKAVKDMMITHFTRRKVDPRSLDFGKVEPTSSAQLKQEIKLKEGIDKDTAKKIVKLIKASKLKVQAAIQDDQVRVTGKKLDDLQSVIALVRDSDLDMPFQYVNMKK